A portion of the Daphnia magna isolate NIES linkage group LG4, ASM2063170v1.1, whole genome shotgun sequence genome contains these proteins:
- the LOC116919938 gene encoding serine/threonine-protein kinase Warts isoform X1, whose product MSPGTETSMSNAVGKADRTGYHLKALQEIRNSLRPFATENGSPLPTIPKDGHISYQQHLYPYSSTSSGYIEHENGSDGYMQRSDGQILQRSATTGVFPPSSGQQVHRKPSFEREPRSSPAFDTSSAASSNRSDSPAAYFNGLGLVRGHVAPEAPPYSSRNAYPSSSDPPPPPPPPRGATPPPPPLPPPPSAASKSTGSQHYPSNFQLQQMLKRMSPVPNAPPIPGPRGTSPAPALPPGRLQPLVVQNGPQAQAQLTQQMQALNMYQQQPSNGSSPLPPSSAPPPPYPTGSASKLVAPPPPYRGPDPGLSNRQSPTLPSPTGKSPAPFPPPTSSSSVQSAGRCPPNPAWPPRQTPIIMQSVKSTQVQKPILQTAVAPSGPPQSSSSPPPPPIPVRSNPAVSASPPPPPPPYSSSGYASSSCPSPSSYAPMASPSPLSFASTPSPVPSSPAPVPTTDPPSYASTMQALAAQRQHGTTPTNATNALAVNGYNLSATPPPPPPYPSSMANGGTGLAQQVEPQNSPHGQLPPKPGQRRFSPLTLEAPSSRSESPMSSSAASQCDSGRHGGPSQSPVSFVSSSAPSEGTQDSGLGMSTKNDVNGHGAPSIANGEDGKDDMPPPPPPPYKLTHQSPIPERKHISREREEERRESSVRNYSPQAFKFFMEQHVENLLKSHQQRMERRMQLETEMKKIGLSEEAQCQMRRMLSQKESNYIRLKRAKMNKAMFLKIKAIGVGAFGEVALVRKIDTNNHLYAMKTLRKTDVLKRNQVAHVKAERDILAEADNEWVVKLYYSFQDKDNLYFVMDYIPGGDLMSLLIKLGIFEEHLARFYIAELVCAVESVHKMGFIHRDIKPDNILIDRDGHIKLTDFGLCTGFRWTHNSKYYQRNGDHSRQDSFDPGEDWTNECRCNNAVGGNCNTFGTPHITGHPPVLKTLERRRRREHQRCLAHSLVGTPNYIAPEVLLRTGYTQLCDWWSVGVILYEMLVGQPPFMANTPAETQYKVINWSTTLQIPNYANLSPEAADLIVRLCTSADQRLGRGGAGELKTHPFFNGVDFDGGLRNKTAPYIPKIRFATDTSNFDPIVPDKLRNSADEDKMDNTLDNGKHPVHAFFEFTFRRFFDDGGHPRMNPDENEPNHGPVYV is encoded by the exons ATGAGCCCTGGAACTGAAACTAGCATGAGCAACGCAGTTGGAAAAGCCGATCGGACAGGCTATCACTTAAAAGCCCTGCAAGAAATTCGTAACTCACTCAGACCTTTTGCTACTGAGAATGGTAGTCCTCTGCCTACCATACCCAAAGATGGACACATTTCGTACCAGCAACATCTCTATCCATACTCGTCTACATCATCTGGATACATAGAG CATGAAAATGGAAGCGACGGTTACATGCAACGTTCCGACGGCCAAATTCTGCAACGCTCTGCTACGACAG GAGTGTTCCCTCCGTCATCCGGGCAACAGGTACACCGAAAGCCGAGTTTTGAGCGGGAACCGAGAAGCAGCCCTGCGTTTGATACGAGTTCAGCTGCTTCATCTAATCGCTCAGATAGCCCGGCCGCCTATTTTAATGGCCTGGGTCTTGTTCGTGGTCACGTAGCACCCGAAGCACCGCCTTATTCGTCACGAAATGCCTATCCGTCGTCATCGGACCCACCGCCTCCTCCGCCGCCACCTCGAGGTGCCACACCGCCTCCGCCTCCTTTGCCTCCACCTCCGTCGGCCGCATCGAAATCAACAGGGAGCCAACATTATCCCAGTAATTTCCAACTTCAACAGATGCTCAAGCGGATGTCACCCGTGCCTAATGCACCACCTATTCCGGGACCGCGTGGGACCAGCCCAGCTCCGGCGCTTCCACCTGGTAGACTCCAGCCCCTCGTCGTCCAAAATGGACCACAAGCACAAGCGCAGCTGACTCAGCAAATGCAAGCCCTAAACATGTACCAGCAACAACCCAGCAACGGTAGTAGTCCATTGCCACCGTCATCAGCCCCGCCCCCTCCTTATCCAACCGGATCAGCCTCAAAGTTAGTTGCTCCTCCTCCACCTTATCGAGGGCCCGATCCTGGGTTATCTAATCGACAAAGTCCGACGCTTCCCAGCCCAACCGGAAAGAGTCCTGCTCCTTTCCCGCCACCGACCTCATCGTCGTCGGTACAATCCGCAGGGAGATGCCCACCCAATCCAGCCTGGCCGCCCCGTCAAACACCGATAATCATGCAATCGGTCAAAAGCACGCAG GTTCAAAAGCCAATATTGCAAACAGCGGTGGCACCTTCAGGCCCTCCGCAATCATCAAGTTCGCCTCCTCCGCCACCTATACCAGTCCGCTCTAATCCGGCCGTTTCTGCATCGCCACCACCACCTCCACCTCCCTATTCCTCATCTGGTTATGCATCTAGTAGTTGCCCGTCGCCATCATCTTACGCGCCCATGGCTTCTCCAAGTCCGTTGTCCTTCGCCAGCACACCTTCTCCAGTCCCCAGCAGTCCGGCGCCAGTCCCGACGACTGATCCACCGAGTTATGCGTCCACCATGCAG GCCTTGGCTGCCCAAAGACAGCATGGGACGACCCCCACTAACGCCACGAATGCCCTTGCCGTCAATGGATATAACTTATCCGCTACTCCTCCGCCGCCCCCACCTTATCCTTCCTCTATG GCAAATGGTGGAACTGGACTCGCTCAGCAGGTGGAACCGCAGAATTCGCCTCATGGTCAGCTACCTCCCAAACCAGGGCAGCGTCGATTTTCACCGTTGACTCTGGAGGCGCCATCTTCGCGCTCAGAAAGCCCAATGTCTTCGTCAGCAGCATCGCAGTGCGATTCGGGACGCCACGGAGGACCAAGCCAATCACCAGTgagttttgtttcttcttcagcaCCGTCAGAGGGAACGCAAGACTCCGGTCTGGGAATGAGTACTAAG AATGATGTGAATGGCCACGGTGCACCATCTATTGCCAATGGAGAGGATGGTAAAGATGATATGCCACCTCCTCCACCCCCACCATATAAGCTGACGCATCAGTCACCCATCCCCGAAAGGAAACACATATCTCGGGAAcgtgaagaagaaagaagagaatcTAGTGTACGCAACTATTCCCCACAG GCTTTCAAATTTTTCATGGAACAGCATGTAGAGAACCTTCTGAAATCGCATCAACAGCGAATGGAACGTCGCATGCAATTGGAAACGGAGATGAAGAAGATTGGTTTATCCGAAGAAGCTCAGTGTCAGATGAGGCGGATGCTCTCTCAAAAGGAGTCCAATTACATCCGTCTGAAACGAGCCAAGATGAACAAAGccatgtttttaaaaatcaaag CAATCGGAGTGGGAGCGTTTGGTGAAGTGGCCCTAGTTCGTAAAATTGACACCAATAACCATCTGTACGCTATGAAGACGTTACGAAAAACAGACGTACTGAAGCGCAATCAG GTGGCTCACGTCAAAGCCGAACGAGACATTTTGGCGGAAGCCGATAACGAGTGGGTCGTTAAGCTATATTACTCGTTCCAG GACAAAGATAACCTCTACTTTGTCATGGATTACATCCCTGGCGGTGATTTAATGTCACTTCTAATCAAACTGGGGATCTTCGAAGAGCATCTTGCCAG GTTCTATATAGCCGAACTAGTATGTGCTGTTGAAAGCGTACATAAAATGGGTTTTATTCACCGTGATATCAAGCCGGATAATATTCTTATTGATCGTGATGGTCACATCAAGTTGACTGATTTCGGTCTGTGTACAGGTTTCCGCTGGACGCACAATTCAAAATACTATCAACGCAACGGTGATCATTCAAGACAG GATTCTTTTGATCCCGGGGAAGATTGGACCAATGAGTGCCGTTGCAACAATGCTGTCGGTGGCAATTGCAACACCTTCGGAACACCTCACATTACAGGTCATCCGCCTGTTTTGAAAACGCTTGAAAGACGCCGGCGACGGGAGCACCAACGCTGCCTGGCACATTCTCTCGTAGGAACACCCAACTACATCGCACCAGAAGTGCTCCTACGTACAGGTTATACACAACTCTGCGACTGGTGGAGTGTGGGCGTCATTCTTTATGAAATGTTAGTCGGCCAGCCACCTTTTATGGCTAATACTCCCGCCGAGACTCAGTACAAG GTAATCAACTGGTCGACTACGTTGCAGATCCCTAACTATGCAAACCTGTCCCCGGAAGCTGCTGACTTAATTGTGCGTCTCTGTACGTCGGCTGATCAACGATTGGGCAGAGGTGGTGCCGGTGAACTCAAGACGCACCCTTTCTTCAACGGCGTTGATTTCGATGGTGGCCTTCGCAACAAAACAGCTCCCTATATACCCAAAATTCGGTTTGCTACCGACACGTCCAATTTTGATCCGATCGTGCCAGACAAGTTGCGGAATAGCGCCGACGAAGATAAAATGGACAATACGCTGGATAATGGGAAACATCCAGTTCACGCCTTTTTCGAGTTCACTTTCCGTCGGTTTTTCGATGACGGTGGTCACCCTCGGATGAATCCAGATGAGAATGAACCGAACCACGGGCCCGTCTACGTCTAA
- the LOC116919938 gene encoding serine/threonine-protein kinase Warts isoform X2 → MSPGTETSMSNAVGKADRTGYHLKALQEIRNSLRPFATENGSPLPTIPKDGHISYQQHLYPYSSTSSGYIEHENGSDGYMQRSDGQILQRSATTGVFPPSSGQQVHRKPSFEREPRSSPAFDTSSAASSNRSDSPAAYFNGLGLVRGHVAPEAPPYSSRNAYPSSSDPPPPPPPPRGATPPPPPLPPPPSAASKSTGSQHYPSNFQLQQMLKRMSPVPNAPPIPGPRGTSPAPALPPGRLQPLVVQNGPQAQAQLTQQMQALNMYQQQPSNGSSPLPPSSAPPPPYPTGSASKLVAPPPPYRGPDPGLSNRQSPTLPSPTGKSPAPFPPPTSSSSVQSAGRCPPNPAWPPRQTPIIMQSVKSTQVQKPILQTAVAPSGPPQSSSSPPPPPIPVRSNPAVSASPPPPPPPYSSSGYASSSCPSPSSYAPMASPSPLSFASTPSPVPSSPAPVPTTDPPSYASTMQANGGTGLAQQVEPQNSPHGQLPPKPGQRRFSPLTLEAPSSRSESPMSSSAASQCDSGRHGGPSQSPVSFVSSSAPSEGTQDSGLGMSTKNDVNGHGAPSIANGEDGKDDMPPPPPPPYKLTHQSPIPERKHISREREEERRESSVRNYSPQAFKFFMEQHVENLLKSHQQRMERRMQLETEMKKIGLSEEAQCQMRRMLSQKESNYIRLKRAKMNKAMFLKIKAIGVGAFGEVALVRKIDTNNHLYAMKTLRKTDVLKRNQVAHVKAERDILAEADNEWVVKLYYSFQDKDNLYFVMDYIPGGDLMSLLIKLGIFEEHLARFYIAELVCAVESVHKMGFIHRDIKPDNILIDRDGHIKLTDFGLCTGFRWTHNSKYYQRNGDHSRQDSFDPGEDWTNECRCNNAVGGNCNTFGTPHITGHPPVLKTLERRRRREHQRCLAHSLVGTPNYIAPEVLLRTGYTQLCDWWSVGVILYEMLVGQPPFMANTPAETQYKVINWSTTLQIPNYANLSPEAADLIVRLCTSADQRLGRGGAGELKTHPFFNGVDFDGGLRNKTAPYIPKIRFATDTSNFDPIVPDKLRNSADEDKMDNTLDNGKHPVHAFFEFTFRRFFDDGGHPRMNPDENEPNHGPVYV, encoded by the exons ATGAGCCCTGGAACTGAAACTAGCATGAGCAACGCAGTTGGAAAAGCCGATCGGACAGGCTATCACTTAAAAGCCCTGCAAGAAATTCGTAACTCACTCAGACCTTTTGCTACTGAGAATGGTAGTCCTCTGCCTACCATACCCAAAGATGGACACATTTCGTACCAGCAACATCTCTATCCATACTCGTCTACATCATCTGGATACATAGAG CATGAAAATGGAAGCGACGGTTACATGCAACGTTCCGACGGCCAAATTCTGCAACGCTCTGCTACGACAG GAGTGTTCCCTCCGTCATCCGGGCAACAGGTACACCGAAAGCCGAGTTTTGAGCGGGAACCGAGAAGCAGCCCTGCGTTTGATACGAGTTCAGCTGCTTCATCTAATCGCTCAGATAGCCCGGCCGCCTATTTTAATGGCCTGGGTCTTGTTCGTGGTCACGTAGCACCCGAAGCACCGCCTTATTCGTCACGAAATGCCTATCCGTCGTCATCGGACCCACCGCCTCCTCCGCCGCCACCTCGAGGTGCCACACCGCCTCCGCCTCCTTTGCCTCCACCTCCGTCGGCCGCATCGAAATCAACAGGGAGCCAACATTATCCCAGTAATTTCCAACTTCAACAGATGCTCAAGCGGATGTCACCCGTGCCTAATGCACCACCTATTCCGGGACCGCGTGGGACCAGCCCAGCTCCGGCGCTTCCACCTGGTAGACTCCAGCCCCTCGTCGTCCAAAATGGACCACAAGCACAAGCGCAGCTGACTCAGCAAATGCAAGCCCTAAACATGTACCAGCAACAACCCAGCAACGGTAGTAGTCCATTGCCACCGTCATCAGCCCCGCCCCCTCCTTATCCAACCGGATCAGCCTCAAAGTTAGTTGCTCCTCCTCCACCTTATCGAGGGCCCGATCCTGGGTTATCTAATCGACAAAGTCCGACGCTTCCCAGCCCAACCGGAAAGAGTCCTGCTCCTTTCCCGCCACCGACCTCATCGTCGTCGGTACAATCCGCAGGGAGATGCCCACCCAATCCAGCCTGGCCGCCCCGTCAAACACCGATAATCATGCAATCGGTCAAAAGCACGCAG GTTCAAAAGCCAATATTGCAAACAGCGGTGGCACCTTCAGGCCCTCCGCAATCATCAAGTTCGCCTCCTCCGCCACCTATACCAGTCCGCTCTAATCCGGCCGTTTCTGCATCGCCACCACCACCTCCACCTCCCTATTCCTCATCTGGTTATGCATCTAGTAGTTGCCCGTCGCCATCATCTTACGCGCCCATGGCTTCTCCAAGTCCGTTGTCCTTCGCCAGCACACCTTCTCCAGTCCCCAGCAGTCCGGCGCCAGTCCCGACGACTGATCCACCGAGTTATGCGTCCACCATGCAG GCAAATGGTGGAACTGGACTCGCTCAGCAGGTGGAACCGCAGAATTCGCCTCATGGTCAGCTACCTCCCAAACCAGGGCAGCGTCGATTTTCACCGTTGACTCTGGAGGCGCCATCTTCGCGCTCAGAAAGCCCAATGTCTTCGTCAGCAGCATCGCAGTGCGATTCGGGACGCCACGGAGGACCAAGCCAATCACCAGTgagttttgtttcttcttcagcaCCGTCAGAGGGAACGCAAGACTCCGGTCTGGGAATGAGTACTAAG AATGATGTGAATGGCCACGGTGCACCATCTATTGCCAATGGAGAGGATGGTAAAGATGATATGCCACCTCCTCCACCCCCACCATATAAGCTGACGCATCAGTCACCCATCCCCGAAAGGAAACACATATCTCGGGAAcgtgaagaagaaagaagagaatcTAGTGTACGCAACTATTCCCCACAG GCTTTCAAATTTTTCATGGAACAGCATGTAGAGAACCTTCTGAAATCGCATCAACAGCGAATGGAACGTCGCATGCAATTGGAAACGGAGATGAAGAAGATTGGTTTATCCGAAGAAGCTCAGTGTCAGATGAGGCGGATGCTCTCTCAAAAGGAGTCCAATTACATCCGTCTGAAACGAGCCAAGATGAACAAAGccatgtttttaaaaatcaaag CAATCGGAGTGGGAGCGTTTGGTGAAGTGGCCCTAGTTCGTAAAATTGACACCAATAACCATCTGTACGCTATGAAGACGTTACGAAAAACAGACGTACTGAAGCGCAATCAG GTGGCTCACGTCAAAGCCGAACGAGACATTTTGGCGGAAGCCGATAACGAGTGGGTCGTTAAGCTATATTACTCGTTCCAG GACAAAGATAACCTCTACTTTGTCATGGATTACATCCCTGGCGGTGATTTAATGTCACTTCTAATCAAACTGGGGATCTTCGAAGAGCATCTTGCCAG GTTCTATATAGCCGAACTAGTATGTGCTGTTGAAAGCGTACATAAAATGGGTTTTATTCACCGTGATATCAAGCCGGATAATATTCTTATTGATCGTGATGGTCACATCAAGTTGACTGATTTCGGTCTGTGTACAGGTTTCCGCTGGACGCACAATTCAAAATACTATCAACGCAACGGTGATCATTCAAGACAG GATTCTTTTGATCCCGGGGAAGATTGGACCAATGAGTGCCGTTGCAACAATGCTGTCGGTGGCAATTGCAACACCTTCGGAACACCTCACATTACAGGTCATCCGCCTGTTTTGAAAACGCTTGAAAGACGCCGGCGACGGGAGCACCAACGCTGCCTGGCACATTCTCTCGTAGGAACACCCAACTACATCGCACCAGAAGTGCTCCTACGTACAGGTTATACACAACTCTGCGACTGGTGGAGTGTGGGCGTCATTCTTTATGAAATGTTAGTCGGCCAGCCACCTTTTATGGCTAATACTCCCGCCGAGACTCAGTACAAG GTAATCAACTGGTCGACTACGTTGCAGATCCCTAACTATGCAAACCTGTCCCCGGAAGCTGCTGACTTAATTGTGCGTCTCTGTACGTCGGCTGATCAACGATTGGGCAGAGGTGGTGCCGGTGAACTCAAGACGCACCCTTTCTTCAACGGCGTTGATTTCGATGGTGGCCTTCGCAACAAAACAGCTCCCTATATACCCAAAATTCGGTTTGCTACCGACACGTCCAATTTTGATCCGATCGTGCCAGACAAGTTGCGGAATAGCGCCGACGAAGATAAAATGGACAATACGCTGGATAATGGGAAACATCCAGTTCACGCCTTTTTCGAGTTCACTTTCCGTCGGTTTTTCGATGACGGTGGTCACCCTCGGATGAATCCAGATGAGAATGAACCGAACCACGGGCCCGTCTACGTCTAA